A portion of the Bactrocera neohumeralis isolate Rockhampton chromosome 2, APGP_CSIRO_Bneo_wtdbg2-racon-allhic-juicebox.fasta_v2, whole genome shotgun sequence genome contains these proteins:
- the LOC126763428 gene encoding chorion peroxidase isoform X1 has translation MRLLIKFNAPILFLIAFCLFTCHVRGFSVVKVKRSTTAPVEVFTTTSSATEAPAFTTAGLEDEEDYTTRVWELPPKGDTEGITANPASSLLIKCDTCPDNVTCVPQIQCPAHVRMKDHEKPQICDLPGGTFGYCCLTGQNHTATRAGTERTPVADFLPLSVLEESRQKFEKLMHNVAMLPVRRGQPEFLHGIAFHSNAFDDKQNFHLSNSAMQQIIAGQLFSKKEEIPVDDLITNNVQVDFKKTPLAHHCSGPHHCSEPNARYRSFDGVCNNKLPHRSLWGSAGQPMERLLPPAYEDGIWTPRLHSVDGSELMGAREASRRLMTDVDLPHLKYNLFLMQFGQFVAHDVTQSASVRLEGGELVECCTANGAQALPEHKRHFACMPIMVSPDDDFYGTFNVRCMNFVRLSLAPNAECKVGYGKQRSKVSHFIDASTVYGSSEATARELREFNGGRLRMSKDFGRDLLPMISDKKACESDDPGKTCYKSGDGRTNQIISLITLHVLFAREHNRIAGELARLNSHLNDETLFQEARRILIAELQHIVYNEYLPAVIGPIQMKRFRLVPQHHGYAKGYSEEVNPAITNEFSGAAFRMGHSTIDGKFHIHKRGNKVDETINIPDVMFNPSRMRIRTFYDDMLRTLYTQPMQKADNFITHGLSRFLFRGHNPFGLDLAAFNIQRGRDQGLRGYNDYLEVKGLRKLRSFKDLPEEIGNKLAAVYRHPDDIDLWVGGLLENPLNDAVVGSTFSEIIADQFSRFKHGDRYFYEYGKDVNPGAFTLEQLDEIRKTSMARLICDNADHLTLMEVPPSAFVQAGFPHNSPVRCDSANLPFVNLHAWRMN, from the exons aTGCGACTTCTTATTAAGTTTAACGcgccaattttgtttttaattgctttttgctTATTTACCTGTCATGTGAGAGGGTTTTCGGTAGTGAAAGTGAAGCGATCGACAACTGCCCCTGTTGAAGTGTTTACGACCACATCCAGTGCAACGGAAGCTCCTGCTTTCACCACCGCCGGTCTGGAGGATGAGGAAGATTATACTACCAGAGTCTGGGAGTTGCCTCCTAAAGGAGATACAG AGGGTATCACAGCTAACCCTGCTTCTAGCCTTCTAATTAAATGCGATACTTGTCCAGACAATGTGACGTGTGTGCCTCAAATTCAGTGTCCGGCGCATGTGCGGATGAAAGACCATGAGAAACCGCAGATTTGCGATCTTCCTGGTGGCACTTTCGGTTATTGCTGTCTCACTGGACAGAATCACACAG CTACACGTGCTGGCACTGAGCGCACGCCCGTCGCCGATTTCCTACCATTGTCGGTGTTGGAAGAATCCCGCCAGAAGTTTGAGAAATTGATGCATAATGTGGCAATGTTGCCGGTACGCCGCGGCCAACCGGAATTCCTGCATGGCATAGCCTTCCACTCCAATGCGTTTGATGATAAACAAAACTTCCATTTGTCAAATTCGGCTATGCAGCAAATCATAGCCGGACAACTGTTTTCTAAAAA AGAAGAGATACCTGTAGACGATCTTATCACCAATAATGTTCAGGTGGATTTTAAGAAAACGCCACTAGCTCACCACTGCTCAGGACCTCACCACTGCAGTGAGCCGAACGCACGTTATCGTTCCTTCGATGGCGTCTGCAATAATAAACTACCGCACCGCTCACTATGGGGCTCAGCCGGCCAACCTATGGAACGTTTACTACCACCCGCATATGAGGATGGCATATGGACGCCACGCTTGCACTCAGTGGATGGATCCGAGTTGATGGGAGCACGTGAAGCTTCGCGGCGTCTCATGACGGACGTGGACTTACCGCATCTAAAGTACAACCTGTTTTTAATGCAGTTTGGTCAGTTCGTTGCACACGATGTCACACAATCAGCATCCGTGCGACTGG AAGGTGGTGAGTTGGTGGAATGCTGCACCGCAAATGGCGCTCAAGCTTTACCTGAACATAAACGCCATTTTGCTTGTATGCCGATAATGGTGTCGCCCGATGACGATTTTTACGGCACATTCAATGTGCGTTGTATGAACTTCGTACGATTATCACTCGCACCTAACGCCGAATGCAAAGTCGGCTATGGCAAGCAGCGCAGCAAGGTGAGCCACTTCATCGATGCCTCCACAGTGTATGGTTCGAGTGAGGCTACCGCTAGGGAATTACGCGAGTTCAATGGCGGTCGACTCCGCATGTCCAAGGATTTCGGACGAGACCTGCTACCTATGATAAGCGACAAGAAGGCTTGTGAAAGTGATGATCCTGGCAAGACTTGCTACAAATCAG GTGACGGTCGTACCAACCAAATCATATCGCTTATTACGTTGCATGTTCTCTTTGCACGCGAACACAATCGTATCGCTGGGGAGTTGGCGCGTTTGAATTCCCACTTAAACGATGAAACACTCTTCCAGGAAGCACGGCGAATACTCATTGCTGAACTTCAGCACATCGTCTATAATGAGTACTTACCGGCAGTGATTGGACCAATACAGATGAAGAGGTTCCGTTTGGTACCTCAGCATCACGGTTATGCCAAGGGTTACAGTGAAGAGGTGAACCCAGCGATAACAAATGAGTTTTCAGGAGCAGCTTTCCGAATGGGCCATTCGACAATCGATGGAAAGTTCCATATACATAAGCGAGGCAATAAAGTGGACGAAACCATCAACATTCCAGATGTAATGTTCAATCCGTCACGAATGCGTATTCGCACCTTCTATGATGACATGCTTCGAACCTTATATACTCAGCCAATGCAAAAAGCGGACAACTTCATAACACACGGT CTGAGTCGATTTCTGTTTCGTGGTCACAATCCGTTTGGCTTGGATCTGGCGGCTTTTAACATACAACGTGGACGCGACCAAGGACTACGCGGATATAATGACTACTTGGAAGTGAAAGGCCTTAGAAAACTGCGCTCTTTTAAAGATTTGCCTGAAGAG ATTGGTAACAAACTCGCCGCGGTTTACCGGCATCCTGACGACATTGATCTCTGGGTGGGCGGCCTACTTGAAAACCCACTTAACGACGCAGTTGTTGGCAGCACTTTCTCCGAAATAATTGCCGACCAATTCTCGCGCTTCAAACATGGCGACCGCTACTTCTACGAGTATGGTAAAGATGTGAATCCCGGCGCCTTTACGTTGGAGCAACTCGATGAGATACGGAAAACGAGCATGGCGCGCCTAATCTGTGATAATGCTGACCATTTGACTTTGATGGAGGTACCACCGTCTGCCTTTGTACAAGCTGGTTTTCCACA CAATTCACCAGTACGCTGTGACAGCGCTAACCTACCCTTTGTCAACTTACATGCCTGGCGCATGAATTAA
- the LOC126763428 gene encoding chorion peroxidase isoform X2: MRLLIKFNAPILFLIAFCLFTCHVRGFSVVKVKRSTTAPVEVFTTTSSATEAPAFTTAGLEDEEDYTTRVWELPPKGDTEGITANPASSLLIKCDTCPDNVTCVPQIQCPAHVRMKDHEKPQICDLPGGTFGYCCLTGQNHTATRAGTERTPVADFLPLSVLEESRQKFEKLMHNVAMLPVRRGQPEFLHGIAFHSNAFDDKQNFHLSNSAMQQIIAGQLFSKKEEIPVDDLITNNVQVDFKKTPLAHHCSGPHHCSEPNARYRSFDGVCNNKLPHRSLWGSAGQPMERLLPPAYEDGIWTPRLHSVDGSELMGAREASRRLMTDVDLPHLKYNLFLMQFGQFVAHDVTQSASVRLEGGELVECCTANGAQALPEHKRHFACMPIMVSPDDDFYGTFNVRCMNFVRLSLAPNAECKVGYGKQRSKVSHFIDASTVYGSSEATARELREFNGGRLRMSKDFGRDLLPMISDKKACESDDPGKTCYKSGRGRTNQIISLITLHVLFAREHNRIAGELARLNSHLNDETLFQEARRILIAELQHIVYNEYLPAVIGPIQMKRFRLVPQHHGYAKGYSEEVNPAITNEFSGAAFRMGHSTIDGKFHIHKRGNKVDETINIPDVMFNPSRMRIRTFYDDMLRTLYTQPMQKADNFITHGLSRFLFRGHNPFGLDLAAFNIQRGRDQGLRGYNDYLEVKGLRKLRSFKDLPEEIGNKLAAVYRHPDDIDLWVGGLLENPLNDAVVGSTFSEIIADQFSRFKHGDRYFYEYGKDVNPGAFTLEQLDEIRKTSMARLICDNADHLTLMEVPPSAFVQAGFPHNSPVRCDSANLPFVNLHAWRMN; encoded by the exons aTGCGACTTCTTATTAAGTTTAACGcgccaattttgtttttaattgctttttgctTATTTACCTGTCATGTGAGAGGGTTTTCGGTAGTGAAAGTGAAGCGATCGACAACTGCCCCTGTTGAAGTGTTTACGACCACATCCAGTGCAACGGAAGCTCCTGCTTTCACCACCGCCGGTCTGGAGGATGAGGAAGATTATACTACCAGAGTCTGGGAGTTGCCTCCTAAAGGAGATACAG AGGGTATCACAGCTAACCCTGCTTCTAGCCTTCTAATTAAATGCGATACTTGTCCAGACAATGTGACGTGTGTGCCTCAAATTCAGTGTCCGGCGCATGTGCGGATGAAAGACCATGAGAAACCGCAGATTTGCGATCTTCCTGGTGGCACTTTCGGTTATTGCTGTCTCACTGGACAGAATCACACAG CTACACGTGCTGGCACTGAGCGCACGCCCGTCGCCGATTTCCTACCATTGTCGGTGTTGGAAGAATCCCGCCAGAAGTTTGAGAAATTGATGCATAATGTGGCAATGTTGCCGGTACGCCGCGGCCAACCGGAATTCCTGCATGGCATAGCCTTCCACTCCAATGCGTTTGATGATAAACAAAACTTCCATTTGTCAAATTCGGCTATGCAGCAAATCATAGCCGGACAACTGTTTTCTAAAAA AGAAGAGATACCTGTAGACGATCTTATCACCAATAATGTTCAGGTGGATTTTAAGAAAACGCCACTAGCTCACCACTGCTCAGGACCTCACCACTGCAGTGAGCCGAACGCACGTTATCGTTCCTTCGATGGCGTCTGCAATAATAAACTACCGCACCGCTCACTATGGGGCTCAGCCGGCCAACCTATGGAACGTTTACTACCACCCGCATATGAGGATGGCATATGGACGCCACGCTTGCACTCAGTGGATGGATCCGAGTTGATGGGAGCACGTGAAGCTTCGCGGCGTCTCATGACGGACGTGGACTTACCGCATCTAAAGTACAACCTGTTTTTAATGCAGTTTGGTCAGTTCGTTGCACACGATGTCACACAATCAGCATCCGTGCGACTGG AAGGTGGTGAGTTGGTGGAATGCTGCACCGCAAATGGCGCTCAAGCTTTACCTGAACATAAACGCCATTTTGCTTGTATGCCGATAATGGTGTCGCCCGATGACGATTTTTACGGCACATTCAATGTGCGTTGTATGAACTTCGTACGATTATCACTCGCACCTAACGCCGAATGCAAAGTCGGCTATGGCAAGCAGCGCAGCAAGGTGAGCCACTTCATCGATGCCTCCACAGTGTATGGTTCGAGTGAGGCTACCGCTAGGGAATTACGCGAGTTCAATGGCGGTCGACTCCGCATGTCCAAGGATTTCGGACGAGACCTGCTACCTATGATAAGCGACAAGAAGGCTTGTGAAAGTGATGATCCTGGCAAGACTTGCTACAAATCAGGCAGG GGTCGTACCAACCAAATCATATCGCTTATTACGTTGCATGTTCTCTTTGCACGCGAACACAATCGTATCGCTGGGGAGTTGGCGCGTTTGAATTCCCACTTAAACGATGAAACACTCTTCCAGGAAGCACGGCGAATACTCATTGCTGAACTTCAGCACATCGTCTATAATGAGTACTTACCGGCAGTGATTGGACCAATACAGATGAAGAGGTTCCGTTTGGTACCTCAGCATCACGGTTATGCCAAGGGTTACAGTGAAGAGGTGAACCCAGCGATAACAAATGAGTTTTCAGGAGCAGCTTTCCGAATGGGCCATTCGACAATCGATGGAAAGTTCCATATACATAAGCGAGGCAATAAAGTGGACGAAACCATCAACATTCCAGATGTAATGTTCAATCCGTCACGAATGCGTATTCGCACCTTCTATGATGACATGCTTCGAACCTTATATACTCAGCCAATGCAAAAAGCGGACAACTTCATAACACACGGT CTGAGTCGATTTCTGTTTCGTGGTCACAATCCGTTTGGCTTGGATCTGGCGGCTTTTAACATACAACGTGGACGCGACCAAGGACTACGCGGATATAATGACTACTTGGAAGTGAAAGGCCTTAGAAAACTGCGCTCTTTTAAAGATTTGCCTGAAGAG ATTGGTAACAAACTCGCCGCGGTTTACCGGCATCCTGACGACATTGATCTCTGGGTGGGCGGCCTACTTGAAAACCCACTTAACGACGCAGTTGTTGGCAGCACTTTCTCCGAAATAATTGCCGACCAATTCTCGCGCTTCAAACATGGCGACCGCTACTTCTACGAGTATGGTAAAGATGTGAATCCCGGCGCCTTTACGTTGGAGCAACTCGATGAGATACGGAAAACGAGCATGGCGCGCCTAATCTGTGATAATGCTGACCATTTGACTTTGATGGAGGTACCACCGTCTGCCTTTGTACAAGCTGGTTTTCCACA CAATTCACCAGTACGCTGTGACAGCGCTAACCTACCCTTTGTCAACTTACATGCCTGGCGCATGAATTAA